One Megasphaera elsdenii DSM 20460 genomic window carries:
- the guaA gene encoding glutamine-hydrolyzing GMP synthase: MDTKELVIVVDFGGQYNQLIARRVRENHVYCEVYPYHKAVAKIKELQPQGIIFTGGPGSVYEDNAPKIEAEVFHLGIPVLGLCYGMQFMAQTLGGEVKHADMREFGKTEIDVNTASPLFKGLQEKEIVWMSHQDYVASIPEGFEIVAHTANCPVAAMQNPEKKLYAMQYHPEVLHSEHGKEMLHNFLFEVCGCTGSWTMANYAKTAIANIKETVGDGKVVLALSGGVDSSVAAALISKAVGSQLTCIFVDHGLLRKNEGDEVEAAFKDSGMNFIRVDASERFLKKLEGVSDPERKRKIIGEEFIRVFEDEGRKIGSVDFLAQGTIYPDVIESGAGDAAVIKSHHNVGGLPAVVDFKGLIEPLRNLFKDEVRELGAELGLPEYLVWRQPFPGPGLAIRVMGEITKEKLAILRDADAIFREEIANAGMQRDINQYFAVLTNNRSVGVMGDFRTYDYTLALRGVTTTDFMTADWARIPYDVLDKISSRIVNEVDHINRIVYDITSKPPATIEWE, from the coding sequence ATGGATACCAAAGAACTCGTCATCGTTGTCGATTTTGGTGGTCAGTATAACCAGCTCATTGCACGGCGCGTCCGTGAAAACCACGTATACTGTGAAGTATACCCGTATCACAAAGCCGTTGCTAAAATCAAAGAACTTCAGCCCCAGGGCATCATCTTCACCGGTGGTCCTGGCAGCGTCTATGAAGACAATGCGCCGAAGATCGAAGCAGAAGTCTTCCATCTCGGCATCCCGGTCCTCGGCCTTTGCTATGGCATGCAGTTCATGGCACAGACCTTAGGCGGCGAAGTCAAACACGCCGACATGCGCGAATTTGGCAAGACCGAAATCGATGTCAATACGGCATCGCCTTTGTTCAAGGGCCTGCAGGAAAAAGAAATCGTCTGGATGAGCCATCAGGACTACGTCGCTTCCATCCCGGAAGGCTTTGAAATCGTAGCTCATACGGCCAATTGCCCGGTCGCTGCCATGCAGAACCCGGAAAAGAAACTCTATGCCATGCAGTATCATCCGGAAGTACTCCATTCGGAACACGGCAAGGAAATGCTCCATAACTTCCTCTTTGAAGTCTGCGGCTGCACCGGCTCGTGGACCATGGCCAACTATGCCAAGACGGCCATTGCCAACATCAAAGAAACCGTCGGCGACGGCAAAGTCGTCCTGGCCCTCTCAGGTGGCGTCGACAGCTCCGTAGCGGCAGCCCTCATCTCCAAAGCCGTCGGCAGCCAGCTGACCTGTATCTTCGTTGATCACGGCCTGCTCCGCAAGAACGAAGGCGACGAAGTCGAAGCGGCCTTCAAGGACAGCGGCATGAACTTCATCCGCGTCGATGCGTCGGAACGCTTCCTCAAGAAACTCGAAGGCGTCAGCGATCCCGAACGGAAACGGAAAATCATCGGCGAAGAATTTATCCGCGTCTTCGAAGACGAAGGCCGTAAAATCGGCTCCGTCGATTTTCTGGCCCAGGGGACGATTTACCCCGACGTCATCGAATCCGGTGCCGGCGATGCTGCCGTCATCAAGAGCCATCACAACGTAGGCGGCCTTCCGGCTGTCGTCGATTTCAAGGGCCTCATCGAACCGCTCCGCAACCTCTTCAAAGACGAAGTCCGCGAACTCGGTGCCGAATTGGGCCTGCCGGAATACCTCGTATGGCGCCAGCCTTTCCCGGGACCGGGCCTGGCTATCCGCGTCATGGGTGAAATCACCAAAGAAAAACTGGCTATCCTCCGCGATGCCGATGCCATCTTCCGCGAAGAAATCGCCAATGCCGGCATGCAGCGCGACATCAACCAGTACTTCGCCGTTCTGACCAACAATCGCTCTGTCGGCGTCATGGGCGACTTCCGTACCTATGACTACACCTTGGCCCTGCGCGGCGTCACCACAACCGACTTCATGACAGCGGACTGGGCACGTATCCCTTACGATGTCCTCGATAAGATTTCCAGCCGTATCGTAAACGAAGTAGACCATATCAACCGCATCGTGTATGACATTACCAGTAAACCACCCGCTACGATTGAATGGGAATAG
- the groES gene encoding co-chaperone GroES, with protein MLKPLGDRVVIRVLEQEEKTASGIFLPDTAKEKPSQGEVVAVGPGKVQDDGKRVALDVKVGDKIIFSKYAGTEVKFEGTKYLIVSERDILAII; from the coding sequence ATGTTAAAACCGTTAGGAGATCGCGTAGTTATCCGTGTATTGGAACAGGAAGAAAAAACTGCAAGCGGTATTTTTTTACCGGACACTGCTAAAGAAAAACCGAGCCAGGGCGAAGTCGTAGCCGTAGGTCCGGGCAAAGTACAGGACGACGGTAAACGCGTTGCTTTGGATGTCAAAGTAGGCGACAAGATTATTTTCTCCAAATATGCCGGCACAGAAGTCAAGTTCGAAGGCACCAAATATTTGATCGTCAGCGAACGCGACATCTTGGCTATCATCTAA
- a CDS encoding RidA family protein, whose amino-acid sequence MAVNVISTTKAPGAVGPYSQAIKAGDFLFASGQIAINPEKGKIVSGGVVEQAEQCMKNVGAILEEAGLSYDDVVKTTVYLTDINFFGAVNEIYGKYFQKTLPARSCVEISRLPKDVFVEVEVIAYCGK is encoded by the coding sequence ATGGCAGTCAATGTTATCAGTACTACGAAAGCTCCGGGCGCAGTAGGCCCGTATTCTCAGGCTATCAAAGCCGGTGATTTCCTCTTTGCTTCCGGCCAGATCGCCATCAACCCGGAAAAAGGCAAAATCGTTTCCGGCGGCGTCGTCGAACAGGCCGAACAGTGCATGAAAAACGTCGGCGCTATCCTCGAAGAAGCCGGTCTTTCTTATGATGACGTCGTCAAGACGACGGTTTACCTGACGGACATCAACTTCTTCGGCGCTGTCAATGAAATCTACGGCAAATACTTCCAGAAGACCTTGCCGGCCCGTTCGTGCGTCGAAATCAGCCGCCTCCCGAAAGACGTCTTCGTAGAAGTCGAAGTCATCGCCTATTGCGGAAAATAA
- a CDS encoding MFS transporter, which produces MDISQSFAMTESQTGIMITVYAWVVALLSLPLMLLVCQMEMRRLLLGTMGLFVLGQLASGLALNFPMLMAARISVACAHSIFWSIAAPIATRLVTRTHRPLALSMIVTGSAVAMIFGLPLGRIIGLYAGWRMTFLTITATALAVLLYLAFVFPKLASDASFSRDDLPKLLRNPVVVSVYILSVLFATAYFTAYSYIEPFLKIVAAFSDQGITSTLMFLGVSGLVGSFVFSHFYNHFRYGIIRAGLLGLVIPFLLWKAAAGGAGTMVAACLVVGCASTLFNVTFQAELIRHVPMGAAPVAMSIFSGIFNVGIGGGTWIGGQVTAHGLLPYIGYAGAAIGLVAAVYCFTAYFHFLGRAGESHQKKS; this is translated from the coding sequence ATGGACATTTCTCAGTCCTTCGCAATGACTGAGTCCCAGACGGGCATTATGATCACTGTCTACGCCTGGGTCGTAGCCTTGTTGTCCTTGCCGCTCATGCTACTCGTCTGCCAGATGGAGATGCGGCGCCTCTTGTTAGGGACTATGGGTCTCTTTGTCTTGGGACAGCTGGCGTCGGGGCTGGCCTTGAATTTTCCCATGCTCATGGCAGCCCGTATCAGCGTCGCCTGCGCTCATTCTATTTTCTGGTCCATTGCAGCTCCGATAGCGACACGCCTGGTCACGCGGACTCATCGCCCTTTGGCTTTGAGTATGATCGTCACCGGCTCGGCTGTCGCCATGATATTCGGTCTGCCCTTGGGGCGGATCATTGGCCTCTATGCCGGCTGGCGCATGACTTTCTTGACCATTACGGCAACAGCCTTAGCCGTGCTCCTTTATTTGGCCTTCGTTTTTCCGAAACTGGCCAGTGACGCCTCTTTTTCCCGCGATGACCTGCCTAAATTGCTCAGGAATCCCGTCGTCGTCAGCGTCTATATCCTGTCCGTCCTGTTTGCGACGGCCTATTTCACGGCCTACAGCTATATCGAACCCTTTCTCAAAATCGTCGCTGCCTTTAGCGACCAGGGAATCACGTCGACACTCATGTTTCTCGGCGTCAGCGGCCTTGTAGGGAGTTTTGTCTTTTCCCATTTTTACAATCATTTCCGCTATGGCATCATCCGGGCCGGACTGCTGGGGCTGGTCATTCCGTTCCTCTTGTGGAAGGCTGCTGCTGGCGGGGCAGGGACGATGGTCGCTGCTTGCCTGGTCGTCGGCTGTGCTTCGACGTTGTTCAACGTCACCTTCCAGGCCGAACTCATCCGCCATGTCCCGATGGGGGCGGCACCGGTGGCTATGTCCATCTTTTCGGGCATCTTCAATGTCGGCATCGGCGGTGGTACCTGGATTGGCGGGCAGGTCACGGCTCATGGCCTGTTGCCGTATATCGGCTATGCCGGTGCAGCCATCGGCTTAGTCGCTGCCGTGTATTGTTTTACGGCCTATTTCCATTTCCTCGGCAGGGCAGGAGAAAGTCATCAAAAAAAATCGTAA
- a CDS encoding CBS domain-containing protein, translated as MAEEMKEKPIVRVKDVMEKVFVSVTPDIPIRDVFRIFIKHRLLAVPVVDEEDHLIGLISSADLMYRSSKPHIPRLPFIGTKIYTSRVGKYAKDFKNLLDQPCSKLMTKNVMIATPKADVEQVAAVMILEHLKVLPVVDNKRVVGMITRACILKDLYREWT; from the coding sequence ATGGCTGAAGAAATGAAAGAAAAACCAATTGTCCGCGTGAAAGATGTCATGGAAAAGGTTTTCGTCTCGGTAACGCCGGATATTCCCATCCGCGACGTCTTCCGCATTTTCATCAAGCATCGCCTCCTGGCCGTGCCCGTCGTCGATGAAGAAGACCATCTCATCGGCCTCATCTCCAGTGCCGACCTCATGTACCGCAGCTCGAAGCCGCACATCCCGCGCCTGCCCTTCATCGGTACCAAGATTTATACCAGCCGCGTCGGCAAATATGCCAAGGATTTCAAGAACCTCCTCGACCAGCCCTGCTCGAAACTGATGACCAAGAACGTCATGATTGCTACGCCCAAAGCTGACGTCGAACAGGTAGCGGCCGTCATGATCCTGGAACATTTGAAAGTCCTTCCCGTCGTGGACAATAAGCGTGTCGTCGGTATGATCACCCGGGCGTGCATCCTCAAAGATTTGTACCGGGAATGGACGTAA
- the ilvA gene encoding threonine ammonia-lyase — MSEEKVTLKMIEEARERLKGVAQVTGLSYSNSVSDLAGCEVYLKLENLQRTGSFKLRGAYNKVASLTPEEREKGVIAASAGNHAQGVALAASEYGCQSVICMPKHAPLSKITATRGYGANVVLYGDFFDEAAAKAVELTTEHGYTFVHPFNDPEVIAGQGTIALEIIEQLPEVDAIVAPIGGGGLISGLAVAAKNVNPKIKVIGVQTENMPSMKESIEKGQVITYNGKATLADGIAVKTPGDLTYDICKKYVDEIVTVDESEIASAILILLERGKTVAEGAGAVPVAALMSGKISGIRNKKVAALVSGGNIDVNNMTRVINQGLIKSQRKIFFQTVIPDVPGELVKLLTLIAGTNANVLSITHERSQHGIDMGMTAVSLELETANEKHVEKLMTMLKDHHYFVTLK; from the coding sequence ATGAGTGAAGAAAAAGTTACTTTAAAGATGATTGAAGAAGCACGGGAACGTTTGAAGGGCGTCGCCCAGGTCACGGGTCTTTCGTACAGTAATTCCGTCAGCGATTTGGCTGGCTGCGAAGTCTATTTGAAACTGGAAAACCTCCAGCGGACAGGCTCCTTTAAACTGCGCGGGGCCTATAACAAAGTCGCTTCCCTGACCCCGGAAGAACGGGAAAAAGGCGTCATCGCCGCTTCGGCCGGAAACCACGCCCAGGGAGTGGCTCTGGCTGCCAGCGAATATGGCTGCCAGTCCGTCATCTGCATGCCGAAACACGCTCCCTTGAGTAAGATTACGGCGACCCGCGGCTACGGTGCCAATGTCGTCCTCTACGGGGATTTCTTCGATGAAGCCGCAGCCAAAGCCGTTGAATTGACGACGGAACATGGCTATACCTTCGTCCATCCCTTCAACGACCCGGAAGTCATTGCCGGCCAGGGGACGATTGCCCTGGAAATCATCGAACAGCTTCCCGAAGTCGATGCTATCGTCGCACCGATTGGCGGCGGCGGCCTCATTTCCGGCCTGGCCGTAGCCGCTAAGAATGTCAACCCTAAGATCAAAGTCATCGGCGTTCAGACGGAAAACATGCCGTCCATGAAGGAATCCATCGAAAAAGGACAGGTCATTACCTACAACGGCAAGGCTACTCTGGCCGATGGCATCGCCGTCAAGACACCGGGTGACTTGACCTATGATATCTGTAAGAAATACGTCGATGAAATCGTCACCGTCGATGAATCGGAAATCGCCAGCGCCATCCTGATTCTCCTGGAACGGGGCAAGACCGTTGCCGAAGGGGCCGGTGCCGTACCGGTCGCAGCTCTCATGAGCGGCAAGATTTCCGGCATCCGCAACAAGAAAGTCGCAGCCCTCGTCAGCGGCGGCAACATCGACGTCAACAATATGACCCGCGTCATCAACCAGGGCCTGATCAAGTCCCAGCGCAAGATCTTCTTCCAGACCGTCATCCCCGACGTCCCGGGCGAACTGGTCAAGCTCCTGACCCTTATTGCCGGCACCAATGCCAACGTCCTTTCCATCACCCATGAACGCAGCCAGCACGGCATCGACATGGGCATGACCGCCGTCTCCCTGGAACTGGAAACGGCCAACGAAAAGCACGTTGAAAAACTGATGACCATGCTCAAAGACCATCATTATTTTGTTACCTTGAAGTAA
- a CDS encoding CBS domain-containing protein produces the protein MSKRTASDIMEKNFVTASPETSVFDLVNMFVKNHITAIPIINEKEELAGIVTDADLLYKKVKPHVPHYVNLLGASIYYNGISEYDKGFKKLMACTAKDMMTKDVIIAAPDAEVEQIAGVMVAEHLKVIPIVKEKHIVGIVTRGNILDELYREYGDD, from the coding sequence ATGTCTAAACGTACAGCTTCAGATATTATGGAAAAGAATTTCGTTACGGCTTCGCCGGAAACGTCTGTCTTTGATTTAGTCAACATGTTCGTCAAGAATCACATTACGGCCATTCCTATCATCAATGAAAAGGAAGAGCTCGCCGGCATCGTTACCGACGCCGATTTGCTCTACAAGAAGGTAAAGCCTCATGTCCCGCACTATGTCAATCTTTTGGGAGCCAGCATTTATTATAACGGCATCAGTGAATACGACAAGGGCTTCAAGAAACTCATGGCCTGCACGGCCAAGGACATGATGACCAAAGACGTCATCATCGCTGCGCCTGATGCGGAAGTCGAACAGATTGCCGGCGTCATGGTTGCAGAACATCTGAAAGTCATTCCGATTGTCAAGGAAAAACACATCGTCGGCATCGTTACCCGCGGCAACATCCTCGATGAATTGTATCGCGAATACGGCGACGACTAA
- a CDS encoding amino acid permease: MEQQKMERGLKPRHVEMIALGGTIGVGLFMGSANTIQMAGPSVLLCYAVTGVVMFFIMRIMGEMLYQEPVTGSFATYGHKYISPFVGYLTACSYWFLWVVVGLSEITAVGIYVHYWFPLLPQWISALAGMAIVAAANMAAVKYYGEFEFWFALIKVVTIIVMLIVGAAVILFGFGNGGVPVGISNLWDHGGFMPNGWGGMLAAMCVVAASFQGVELIGITAGEAQDPKHTLKKAVNNIVWRILIFYIGSIFIILCIYPWSEVSYIGSPFVMTFAKVGISAAAGIINFVVLTAALSGCNSGMYSSGRMLYTLAQNGQAPKIFAKLSPSGVPRNSIAVTIVVLAIGVILNYLVPDSKLFLYLYSASVFPGMVAWFVLAYAQKNFRKSWGPEVMAKHPFKSPLYPYSNYFCIIFLILVTIGMIYNPDTRMSIFSSWVFIAAVVAAWFACGLNKKQYDREGHLIEGADAKSES, encoded by the coding sequence ATGGAACAGCAGAAAATGGAACGCGGCTTGAAACCGCGCCACGTAGAGATGATCGCTCTTGGGGGGACGATTGGTGTCGGCCTGTTCATGGGATCGGCCAACACCATTCAGATGGCAGGACCGTCGGTATTGCTCTGTTATGCCGTGACGGGCGTCGTCATGTTTTTCATCATGCGCATCATGGGGGAAATGCTTTATCAGGAACCCGTTACCGGCTCCTTTGCCACGTATGGACATAAATATATCAGTCCTTTCGTCGGCTACCTCACTGCCTGCTCCTATTGGTTCCTGTGGGTCGTCGTCGGTTTGTCGGAAATCACAGCTGTCGGCATTTACGTCCACTACTGGTTCCCACTGCTGCCGCAATGGATCTCGGCCCTGGCCGGCATGGCCATCGTCGCAGCGGCTAATATGGCAGCCGTCAAATATTACGGTGAATTTGAATTTTGGTTCGCCTTGATTAAAGTCGTCACTATCATCGTCATGCTCATCGTCGGCGCTGCGGTCATCCTCTTTGGCTTCGGCAATGGCGGCGTTCCTGTCGGTATCAGCAATCTCTGGGACCACGGCGGATTCATGCCCAATGGCTGGGGCGGCATGCTGGCAGCCATGTGCGTCGTCGCCGCGTCCTTCCAGGGCGTCGAACTCATCGGTATTACGGCCGGCGAAGCCCAGGACCCGAAACACACCTTGAAGAAGGCCGTCAACAACATCGTCTGGCGTATCCTCATCTTCTACATCGGCTCGATTTTCATTATCCTCTGCATCTATCCCTGGAGTGAAGTCAGCTACATCGGCAGTCCCTTCGTCATGACCTTTGCCAAAGTCGGCATCTCGGCCGCAGCGGGCATCATCAACTTCGTCGTCCTCACGGCGGCCCTGTCCGGCTGCAACAGCGGCATGTACAGTTCGGGCCGTATGCTCTACACGCTGGCACAGAACGGACAGGCTCCGAAGATTTTTGCCAAATTGTCGCCGAGTGGCGTGCCGCGCAACAGCATTGCCGTCACCATCGTCGTCCTGGCTATCGGCGTCATCCTCAACTACCTCGTGCCGGACTCCAAATTATTCCTTTACTTATACAGTGCCTCTGTTTTTCCAGGCATGGTCGCCTGGTTCGTCCTGGCCTATGCCCAGAAAAATTTCCGCAAGTCCTGGGGACCGGAAGTCATGGCGAAACATCCTTTCAAATCGCCCCTCTATCCCTATTCCAATTACTTCTGCATCATCTTCCTGATTCTCGTCACTATCGGCATGATTTACAACCCTGATACGCGCATGTCCATCTTCTCGTCGTGGGTTTTCATCGCCGCTGTCGTCGCCGCCTGGTTTGCCTGCGGTTTGAACAAGAAGCAGTATGACAGGGAAGGGCACCTCATCGAAGGGGCTGACGCTAAATCAGAATCGTGA
- a CDS encoding RNA-guided endonuclease TnpB family protein, translating to MSNLTKTIKLRIHVTPEQETLFRQMTEQYRQACNFVSQYIFDHRFNMTYQSLNRELYSDLRSQFGLKSQLAQSSIKTTIARYKTVKQQLFQNPYRYKDEDGNWQRIIKTLEWLWKPIFFTRPQADLVRNRDYSFVNDGQILSINTLGKRTKCTFEGEHFAEYLDGSYELGTGKLVELKGLWYLHIPVTQAVEDFQKENVRHVVGIDRGLRFLTVSYDEQGKTEFVSGKKMATKRHKFQEVRRQLQSKGTKSAKRRLKAISGRENRWMSDVNHRISKTLVEKYGKDTLFVLEDLTGVSFEESHLSKTAKQNYDLRSWAFYQLEQFLTYKAHENRSEVLKVSAKYTSQRCPKCGTIHKENRDHHKHLYRCQCGYRSNDDRIGAMNIQFLGTMWISGDNNPRYERITTASE from the coding sequence GTGTCTAACCTAACTAAAACAATAAAACTTCGTATACACGTTACTCCCGAACAAGAGACGCTGTTCCGTCAGATGACGGAACAATACCGTCAGGCTTGTAACTTCGTGTCGCAGTACATCTTCGACCACCGATTTAACATGACCTACCAAAGTCTCAACAGAGAGCTGTACAGTGACCTGCGCAGCCAGTTCGGTCTGAAATCGCAGCTGGCCCAGTCTTCTATCAAGACGACGATTGCCAGATATAAGACGGTAAAACAACAGCTCTTCCAAAATCCCTACAGATATAAGGATGAAGATGGCAACTGGCAACGAATTATCAAGACATTGGAATGGCTCTGGAAGCCGATATTCTTTACTCGTCCGCAAGCTGATTTGGTCCGTAACCGAGATTACAGTTTCGTTAATGATGGTCAAATCCTATCTATCAATACACTCGGCAAAAGAACCAAATGCACTTTTGAGGGCGAACATTTCGCTGAATACCTCGATGGTTCCTATGAACTTGGAACAGGAAAACTGGTCGAACTCAAAGGTTTATGGTATCTCCATATTCCCGTAACCCAGGCTGTCGAAGATTTTCAGAAAGAAAACGTCCGTCACGTTGTCGGTATTGACCGTGGATTACGTTTTTTGACCGTTAGCTATGACGAGCAGGGCAAAACTGAATTTGTTTCTGGTAAGAAGATGGCTACTAAACGCCATAAATTTCAGGAAGTCCGCCGTCAGCTCCAGTCTAAAGGCACAAAGTCAGCAAAGCGTAGACTCAAAGCCATTTCTGGACGAGAGAACCGTTGGATGTCTGATGTAAACCATCGGATTTCTAAGACACTCGTTGAAAAATACGGCAAAGATACGCTGTTTGTGCTTGAAGATCTGACCGGCGTTAGCTTCGAAGAGTCCCATCTTTCAAAAACGGCTAAACAAAATTACGACCTGCGCAGCTGGGCGTTCTATCAGTTGGAACAATTCCTGACCTATAAGGCTCATGAAAATCGTTCCGAAGTTCTGAAGGTATCTGCTAAGTATACCTCTCAACGTTGTCCCAAATGCGGTACTATCCACAAGGAAAACCGTGACCATCACAAACACTTATATCGTTGCCAGTGTGGTTACAGATCTAATGATGACCGTATCGGAGCTATGAATATTCAGTTCCTCGGAACTATGTGGATTTCCGGAGATAACAATCCTCGTTACGAAAGAATAACAACTGCTTCGGAGTAA
- the groL gene encoding chaperonin GroEL (60 kDa chaperone family; promotes refolding of misfolded polypeptides especially under stressful conditions; forms two stacked rings of heptamers to form a barrel-shaped 14mer; ends can be capped by GroES; misfolded proteins enter the barrel where they are refolded when GroES binds), giving the protein MAKQILFNEDARRALGKGVDALANAVKVTLGPKGRNVVLDKKFGAPTITNDGVTIARDIELEDPFENMGAQLVKEVATKTNDVAGDGTTTATILAQAMIQEGMRNVAAGANPMILKRGIEKAVAKLVEEIKKRSIAVSDKASIAQVASISAGDEEVGGLIADAMEKVGKDGVITVEESKTMGTQLSVVEGMQFDRGYISPYMVTDPDKMEAVMSEPYILITDRKIASIQEMLPVLEKVVQAGKELLIIAEDVEGEALATLVVNKLRGTFKAVAVKAPGFGDRRKAMLQDIATLTGATVITEDVGRKLDSVTMEDLGTARQVRVTKDETTIVEGHGDPQAIKDRVAQIKAQIAETTSDFDKEKLQERLAKMSGGVAVIEVGAATEVELKDKKYRLEDALNATRAAVEEGIVAGGGTTLIDILPALDEFNEDGDVQTGINLVKRAIEAPLRQIAENAGLEGSVIVAKVKASEDGVGFNALKEEYVDMVKAGIVDPAKVTRTALQNAASIAALVLTTETLVADKPEPAPAAPAAPAGMGGGMPGMM; this is encoded by the coding sequence ATGGCTAAACAGATTTTGTTCAACGAAGATGCACGCCGCGCTCTCGGCAAAGGCGTAGACGCTTTGGCAAATGCCGTAAAAGTTACTTTAGGGCCTAAAGGCCGCAACGTCGTTCTTGACAAGAAATTCGGCGCACCGACCATCACTAACGATGGTGTTACCATCGCCCGCGATATCGAATTGGAAGATCCCTTTGAAAACATGGGCGCACAGCTCGTCAAAGAAGTCGCAACCAAGACTAACGACGTCGCTGGTGACGGTACGACGACAGCTACCATCCTGGCACAGGCTATGATCCAGGAAGGCATGCGCAACGTCGCAGCCGGTGCTAACCCGATGATTCTCAAACGCGGTATCGAAAAAGCTGTTGCTAAACTTGTCGAAGAAATCAAGAAACGTTCTATCGCCGTATCCGACAAAGCTTCTATCGCTCAGGTAGCTTCTATCTCGGCTGGTGACGAAGAAGTCGGCGGCCTCATCGCAGACGCTATGGAAAAAGTCGGCAAAGACGGTGTCATCACGGTTGAAGAATCGAAGACCATGGGCACGCAGCTCTCCGTCGTCGAAGGCATGCAGTTCGACCGCGGCTACATTTCCCCGTACATGGTAACGGATCCGGATAAAATGGAAGCTGTCATGAGCGAACCGTACATCCTCATTACGGACCGCAAGATCGCTTCTATCCAGGAAATGCTCCCGGTCCTCGAAAAAGTCGTCCAGGCTGGTAAAGAACTCCTCATCATCGCTGAAGACGTCGAAGGCGAAGCCTTGGCTACGTTGGTCGTCAACAAACTCCGTGGTACTTTCAAAGCGGTTGCTGTCAAAGCTCCGGGCTTTGGTGACCGCCGCAAAGCGATGCTCCAGGATATCGCAACCTTGACGGGCGCTACGGTTATTACAGAAGATGTAGGCCGTAAACTCGACAGCGTTACCATGGAAGACCTCGGCACAGCTCGTCAGGTCCGCGTAACGAAAGACGAAACGACCATCGTTGAAGGCCACGGTGATCCTCAGGCCATCAAAGATCGCGTTGCTCAGATCAAAGCCCAGATTGCTGAAACGACGTCTGATTTCGACAAAGAAAAATTGCAGGAACGTTTGGCTAAGATGTCCGGCGGCGTAGCTGTCATCGAAGTCGGCGCTGCTACCGAAGTCGAATTGAAAGATAAGAAATATCGCCTCGAAGATGCTCTCAACGCTACCCGCGCAGCTGTTGAAGAAGGTATCGTAGCCGGCGGCGGCACGACCCTCATCGACATCCTCCCGGCTCTCGACGAATTTAACGAAGACGGCGACGTACAGACCGGTATCAACCTGGTCAAACGCGCTATCGAAGCTCCGCTCCGCCAGATCGCTGAAAACGCTGGCCTCGAAGGTTCGGTCATCGTTGCCAAAGTCAAAGCTTCCGAAGACGGCGTAGGCTTCAACGCCCTCAAAGAAGAATATGTCGACATGGTCAAAGCTGGTATCGTCGACCCGGCTAAAGTAACCCGTACAGCTCTCCAGAACGCAGCTTCCATTGCAGCTCTCGTCCTCACGACAGAAACCTTGGTCGCTGACAAACCGGAACCGGCTCCGGCAGCTCCGGCAGCTCCGGCTGGCATGGGCGGCGGTATGCCCGGCATGATGTAA
- a CDS encoding ANTAR domain-containing response regulator: MGYRVVIGDDESIIRMDLCEMLEDAGHTVVGEAADGVEALDLVRKEKPDIVLLDIKMPRLDGIHAARMIGHEGLAPVLLLTAYSQQDIVDKAKDSGVLGYLVKPVSPVNLFPAIEIAISQFRHQREVAQQLDDMNERIETRKAVDRAKGCLMDLYHISEHEAYRRLQQYSMKNRKSLKAVADAVVASAEKIKSQKK; this comes from the coding sequence ATGGGATATCGCGTTGTAATAGGGGATGACGAATCGATCATCCGTATGGATTTATGTGAAATGCTGGAAGATGCCGGCCATACCGTCGTCGGGGAAGCGGCTGATGGCGTCGAGGCCCTCGATTTAGTACGCAAGGAGAAGCCGGACATCGTCCTCCTGGACATCAAGATGCCCCGCCTGGACGGCATCCACGCGGCCCGCATGATCGGCCACGAAGGCCTGGCACCGGTCCTGCTGCTCACGGCATACAGCCAGCAGGATATCGTCGACAAGGCCAAGGACTCCGGGGTCCTCGGCTATCTGGTCAAACCGGTCAGCCCGGTGAATCTCTTCCCGGCCATCGAAATCGCTATTTCCCAGTTCCGCCACCAGCGCGAAGTGGCCCAGCAGCTCGATGATATGAACGAACGCATCGAGACGCGCAAAGCCGTCGACCGGGCCAAAGGCTGCCTCATGGACTTATATCATATATCCGAACACGAAGCTTACCGCCGGTTGCAGCAGTACAGCATGAAGAACCGGAAATCCTTGAAAGCCGTGGCCGATGCGGTCGTCGCCAGTGCGGAAAAGATAAAAAGTCAAAAAAAATAA